The candidate division KSB1 bacterium DNA window CAATGATTTTTACAACCTCCCCTTTACCCTGGAGAAGAGCGCGACCGGAGAACCGCTGACGGTTTCGGTAGAGCTTCCCGGCAGAGAGGTCTTTGCCCAAATTTGGCGGGTCGTTGTCGGGCGAGTCCCCCTTTATCTGCTGGATGCCAATATTCCGCAAAACAGTCCGGAGGACCGACTGATCACCTCGCAACTTTACGGCGGCGGAGAAGAGATGCGCATTCGGCAGGAAATTCTACTCGGCGTAGGCGGAATGCGGGCATTGCGTGTTCTCGGCATCCGTCCTCAGGTCTGCCATATGAACGAAGGCCATTCGGCGTTTTTGGCTTTGGAGCGGATACGTACCTACCTGGAGGAGCATCCGGGCGCCGATTTCGATCAGGCATTTGCCGCCACCCGCGTCGGCAACGTCTTTACCACGCATACGCCGGTGCCGGCAGGAATCGACCGCTTTGATCCCGCCATGGTGCGTTACTATCTTGAAGCCTATTGCAGGAGCCTCGATTTGCCTTTCGATCGTCTGATGCAGTTGGCCGGCAGAAAAGAAGGGGAGGACAAGTTCAACATGGCGATCTTTGCCATTCGGATGGCTGGGGGCTGCAACGCCGTAAGCAAGCTGCACAGCCGCGTATCGCGCAGTATGTGGCGGCATTTGTGGCCGGATCTGCCGACCGATGAGGCGCCGATCGGCTACGTAACCAACGGTGTGCATGTGCGCAGCTGGATCTCGCACGATTTGTCGGAGCTTTTCAGCCGTTATCTGCACCCCACCTGGTACCGCAATCCGGTCGATCCGGACATTTGGGAGCGCATCGATCAGATACCCGATGTCGAGCTCTGGCGCACGCACGAACGTCGGCGCGAACGGCTCGTCACCTTTGCCCGCAAACGACTGCAGGATCGTCTCAAAGGATTGGGAGCCTCTTCAAGCGACATCGAGCGGGCCGCTGAAGTCCTGCAGCCGGAAGCACTAACCATCGGATTTGCGCGGCGGTTTGCCTCTTACAAGCGCGCCTACCTTTTGTTTTCCGATAAAGAACGACTGCGACGCCTGCTGAACGACCCGGCCAAACCGGTGCAGGTTATCCTGTCCGGGAAAGCGCATCCGTTGGATCGCGAAGGTAAAGAAATTCTGCGCAGCATCATGAGCATTGCCAAAGAGGAAGAATTTCGCGATAAAATCGTCTTTATCGAGAATTATGATATGCGCATCGCCGCCTACATGGTGCAGGGCGTGGATGTATGGCTGAACACGCCGCGTCGCCCGCGCGAGGCCAGCGGTACCAGCGGCATGAAGGCCGCCGCCAACGGTGCCTTGAATCTCAGCATTCTGGACGGTTGGTGGGATGAAGCGTATGCCATGAACCCCGGCATCGGTTGGGCGATCGGCAAAGGCGAAGAAAACTATCGCGACGAAGGGGAACAGGACCGCATCGAAGCTGAAGAACTCTACCATCTTTTGGAAAATCACGTCATACCTCTCTTTTATCAACGGGGGAGCGGAGGCGTGCCGCGCGAATGGGTTAAAATGATGAAAGCCGGCATGAAGACGGTTTGCCCCTACTTTAATACCACGCGCATGGTAAGAGAGTACTTTACCGACTATTATCTTCCCGCTTGCCGCCGCCTCCGCCGGGTCGACGACGAGCAGGGGAAAATCATCAAAGATTTTGTTTCATGGCAGCATAAAGTGGAACAAAACTGGGATAATGTTGAAGTCATTTCTCTATCCGTCGACTCCGGACGAGACGTTGAAATCGGCAGTGAGGTGGAAGTGCTTGCCCGCGTCCGGCTCGGCTCTTTACAGACGGACGATGTAATGGTGCAGGTCTATTACGGCCGTGTGGGCGAAGAAGGCGATTTGAAAGACCCGCAAACGGCCGAGATGCGGCCCAACGGCACTCCGAGCGACGGCGTCGTGCTCTATCAAACCTCGCTCAAGACCACGACTTCCGGCCAAATGGGCTTTACTGCAAGGGTTTTTCCACGCCACCAGCTGATCGAACACCCGGCTGAAACGGGACTGATCAAATGGTATCGCAGAGACGCATAATTGCGGGATTAGCGCTAATTCAGCAGGATGCCGGGTTTATTCGGATCATAAAAAAAGGCGGCTCAAAGGGCCGCCTTTTTTGATTTGCAGGGTCAGAGGACGTAATCGCGGAAATCGTTGAGAGCCTTCATGTAATTGGCGCGCTCGAAGACCGCAGGTTCGGCAACCGCCTTTTGGCTCATGCTGCCCTTAAGGGTGCTCAAAGAATCGTATTCTTTTTCCTCCAGCCACTTTTCCATACCTTTGAGGATCGTTCCGAGATAGGCGGGACCGTTTTTGAGCAGCGCGGCGCAGACCTGGACGACGTCCGCACCGGCGGCAACCATCTTGAGGGCGTCCATCGCCGTATGCACGCCGGTGGTACCGGCAAGACTTGCCTTGACCTTTCCGTAAAGAATGGCGATCCAGCGCAGCGGCAGCCGCAGGTCTGCGGAGGTGCTGAGCACGACTCCGGGAACTACTTCGAGATTTTCCAAATCCAAATCCGGCTGATAGAAACGATTGAACAGCACAAGCCCGTCGGCGCCGTCGTCATCCAATTCCTTCGCCATGCGGGCTAAGGAGCTGAAGAATGGATGCAGTTTAACCGCCACGGGGATGGTCACGTTGGATTTGACGGCGTTGAGAATAATGCGGTACTGATTCTCTATTTTTCGACCTTCCTGATTCGGGTCGGTGGCGAGAAAATAGATATTCAGCTCCAGAGCATCGGCTCCGGCTTCCTGCATTTTTTTAGCATAGTCGATCCATCCGCCTGCCGAAACGCCGTTCAGACTGGCAATGATCGGAATCGACGTCGCCTCTTTGGCGCGACGGATGTGTTCAAGATATTCCTCCGGACCGAGGTTATATTCTCCGACCTCCGGAAAATAGCTGAGCGCTTCTGCAAAGCTGCCGGTACCGCGATCAAGGAAATAATTCAGCTCTTCCTGTTCAAAAGCGATCTGTTCCTCAAAAAGCGAATAGAGAACGACGGCGGCAGCGCCGGCGTCTTCCAGCTTTTTGATGCCGTCCAGGGTTTTGGATAACGGCGAGGCGGACGGCACCAGCGGATTCTTGAGCTTCAAGCCCATGTATGTAGTCGACAAATCCATATTGGGTTTCCCCTTCTTTTGCTTACCAGTCAAATCAGCGGCGCCGCCGCGGCGACGCCGCACCCACTCAGTTATTGCTGCTCGGCCGGCCCTTGGACCGCCATGTTTGCCCACATTTCGTACAGCTTCCAGCGTTCGCTGACGCTCCGCTGTGCCGCTTCGAGAAGCATCTTGGCCCGTTCGGGTTGGGATTTGGTGAGCATCTTGAAGCGGGTCTCGTTGTAGGCGAATTCTTCATAAGAAATGCTCGGCGCCTTGGAATCGAGCTTGAGCGGATTTTCTCCTTTGGCGGCCAACGCCGGATTATAACGGAAGAGCGGGTAATGACCGGATTCGACCGCTCTCTTTTGCTCTTCCATGCCTTTTGACATCGTAATGCCGTGCGCAATGCAATGAGCGTAGGCAATGACCAGGCTTGGGCCGTCGTAGGCGTCCGCCTCCAGCAAGGCCCGAACTACGCCGAGGTCATTGTAACCCATGGCTACGCGCGCAACATAGATGTTGCCGTAGGTCATGAAAATCATGCCCATGTCTTTTTTCGGCATCGGCTTACCGGCGGCGGCGAATTTAGCGACCGCGCCCAATGGAGTCGACTTGGACATTTGGCCGCCGGTATTGGAGTAGACTTCGGTATCGAGCACGAGGACATTGACGTTGCGGCCCGAAGCCAGCACATGATCGAGTCCGCCGTAACCAATGTCGTAAGCCCAGCCGTCGCCGCCGAAAATCCAGACGCTCTTTTTCACCAAATAATCAGCCAGTGAATTCAGGTGCTGAGCCTCAGGCGATTTGATCGTCGCCAGCTTTTTCCGCAGTATTTCCACGCGCTCACGTTGAGCATAGATGCCTTCTTCAGTCGATTGATCGGCCCTGATCAGCTCATCGACGAGCGTCTCTCCGATTTGCGGCGCCAGCTTGACCAACAGCTCTTTGGCGTACTCGTTGAATTTATCCAGCGTCAATCGAAAACCAAAGCCGAACTCGGCATTGTCCTCGAACAGCGAGTTAGACCAGGCCGGTCCGCGGCCTTCGGCGTTTTTGGCATAGGGAAAAGTCGGCAGGTTGCCGCCGTAAATCGACGAGCAGCCGGTGGCATTGGCGATGATCAGCCGATCGCCGAACAGCTGCGTCACCAGCTTGACGTACGGAGTTTCACCGCAGCCGGCGCATGCGCCCGAGTATTCGAACAGCGGCCGCAGGAACTGCGATCCCTTGACGGTGTTTACTTTAACCAGCCGACGATCCATGTCGGGAATACGGTCGAGGAAGAACTGGTAATTGATGCGCTCCTGCTCGCGAATCGGCGGCTGCGGCACCATATTAATGGCCTTCTTGCCCACCTCTTTTTTGTTCTTCGCCGGACACACCTCGACGCACAAGGAGCAGCCGGTGCAGTCTTCCGGAGCCACCTGCAGAGTATAGACCCATCCTTCGGGAAAATCGCCGCCGCGCGCTTTGGTCGATTTGAAGGTCGGCGGCGCATCCTTTAACAGCGCCGGGTCATAGGCCTTTTGCCGAATGGCGGCATGCGGACAAACCATCACGCATTTGCCGCACTGAATGCAGGTCTCCGGATCCCACTCCGGAATCTCCAGGGCGATGTTGCGCTTTTCGTATTGGGTGGTCGCCGTGTCAAAGGTTCCGTCGCAGCTGAAGGCGCTGACCGGCACCTCGTCGCCCTTGTTGATGACGATCTTGGCGACGACGTTCTTGACGAACTCGGGGGCATTTTCCGGCACCGGCGGCCGCAGCTCGATGGTGCTGGTTACCTTGTTCGGAATCTTGACTTCGTACAAATTCTCGAGCGTCTGGTCGACCGCCATATAGTTTTGCTGCACGATTCGGTCACCCTTGGCGCCGTAGGTCTTTTTGATGGCGTTTTTAATGTACTGGATGGCTTGATCCTTCGGCAGCACGCCGGAAATGACAAAAAAGCAGGTCTGCATGATCGTGTTGATGCGCACGCCCATGCCGGTCTTTTTTGCTACGTCATACGCATCGATGACGTAGAATTTGATCTTCTTTTTCAAAATTTCTTCCTGATAGACGCGCGGCAAAGAGTCCCACGCCTTATCCGGCCCGGCCTGCGTGTTCAGCAGGAATGTGGCGCCTTCCACCGCTTTTTCCAGCAGGTTGAATTTTTCGAGGAAGAACTGCTGATGACAGGCGATGAACTGGGCGCGGTCGATCAGGTAGGTGGAACGAATCGGCCGCGGGCCGAAGCGCAGGTGCGAAACGGTCACTGAACCGGCTTTTTTCGAGTCATAGACGAAATAGCCTTGCGCATAGTTGTTCGTCTCTTCGCCGATGATTTTGATCGAGTTCTTGTTGGCGCCGACTGTGCCGTCCGAGCCAAGGCCGTAAAAGATGCCGCGGAAGACGTCGTCGGGCTCGGTGGAGAAGGAGGGATCGTACGCAAGGCTGGTATGCGTAACGTCATCGTTGATGCCGACGGTGAAATGATTCTTGGGCGTCTTTTGGCTCAAATTGTCGAAAACCGCCTTGATCATGGCCGGTGTGAATTCTTTCGAAGAGAGGCCGTAGCGTCCGCCGACCACCTTGGGCAGGGCGAAAGGCAAAGTGCCGTTGTTGTAGGATTCGGTGAGGGCGGTCACCACATCAATGTAGAGCGGTTCGCCGGCAGCGCCCGGCTCTTTGGTGCGGTCCAGCACGGCAATCGATTTGACCGATTTCGGCAACGCCTGGATGAAATGCTCGACCGAGAAAGGCCGATAGAGATGGACTTTGACCACCCCGACCTTTTCACCGCGGGCATTGAGGTATTCGACCGTCTCATGAGCCGCTTCGGCACCGCTGCCCATCAGCACGATGATCCGTTCGGCATCCGGCGCGCCGATATAGTCGAACAGATGATACTGCCGACCGACAAGGGCGGCAAATTTGTCCATAGCTTTTTGGATGATGGCAGGCGCCGCCAGGTAATAGGGGTTGACCGTTTCGCGCGCCTGGAAGAATACGTCCGGATTCTGGGCCGTGCCGCGAATCTTGGGCTTGTCCGGCGTCAGAGCTCTGGCGCGATGAGCGAGCACCAGCTCGTCGTTGATCATCGCGCGGATGTCGTCGTCCGAGAGCTGCTCGATTTTTTGCACTTCGTGCGAAGAACGAAAACCGTCGAAAAAGTGCAGAATCGGCACGCGCGCTTCGAGGGTGGCTGCCTGAGCAATCAATGCCATATCCATGATTTCCTGAACGGAGGCAGAAGCCAGCAGCGCCCACCCTGTAGAGCGGACCGCCATAACGTCGCTGTGATCGCCGAAAATCGACAGGGCATGCGTGGCCACCGTGCGGGCCGAGACGTGAAAAACGGTGGATGTCAGCTCGCCGGCGATTTTGAACATGTTGGGAATCATCAGCAGCAGGCCCTGCGAGGCGGTAAATGTGGTCGTCAAGGCGCCGGTCTGCAGGGCGCCGTGCACCGCACCGGCAGCGCCGCCCTCGCTCTGCATCTCTACGACCTGGGGAACGGTTCCCCAAATGTTGGTTCTACCTTCGGCCGAGAAGGCATCAGCCCATTCGCCCATGTTGGATGAAGGTGTGATCGGATAGATGGCGATCACCTCGTTCACTTTATGAGCGATATAGGCGGCGGCTTCATTGCCGTCTATGGTGACCATTTTCCTAGACATGAAAATCCTCCAAAAAATTATTCATGAGGGCTGTCCCTCGATTCGGAAAAGATTGCGGGAACAATGGGCGTTCCGTGAAGGGAAAATATTTTTTAATTATCCGACAAAATTACTTAAAAAAATAATGAGATGCAAGGGATTAAAACGACTTTTGGACTTGCCGACGAGTTCGTGGTCATCCAAATATTTCTCGGAATCGATCATTTGATGCACCGCTCGAGATCTTTTTGGCGGTCAATAATCGGCTGATTTTGCTTCGGAGCGGCGCAGCCATGACTACGTTTTTTCGTTCGATGAAGACAACGCCGTCACCCCCATCTTTTTGCCTTGAGGTTCACTAGTGCCTTTGCGCTGCAACAAAAGGTTTTCACAAAAAGCAGCTTGACAGTTACTTCATTTTTGTATAGCTTTGTTTGCTTCACCAAAAATCCTGCCTTGATAAACTGATTTAACTATGGAGGCGTTATGATCGAAGGAAGCAAGACCGACGCCATGACCCGTAAACTGCGGATGGGCATGGTCGGCGGCGGTCCGGGCGCGTTTATCGGCGAGGTACACCGCAAGGCGGCGCGCATGGACGGCCATGTGGAAATCGTTGCCGGAGCATTCGATATTGATCCGGCCAAATCCCGCGAAATGGGACGTATTCTCAATCTCGACCCGAAGCGCGCTTATGATAATTATCAGCAGATGATTGAAGCGGAACTCAAGCTTCCCCCCGATGAGCGCATCGATTTTGTCTCCATCACCACGCCCAACAATTGGCATTTCCCCATCGCCAAAGCATTTCTCGAAGCCGGTTTTCACGTCGTTTGCGAAAAGCCCATGACCATGGACGTGCCCGAAGCGCTGGCTCTTCGCGACGTGGTTAAAAAATCCGGCAAAGTGTTCGCTCTGCTGCACAATTATACCGGCTATCCCATGGTCAAGCATGCCCGCTGGATGGTCAAGCAGGGGATGCTCGGCAAGATTCAAAAGATCGTCGTCGAATATCCGCAAGACTGGCTGCTCAAGCGCATCGAGCTGGAAGGGCAGATGCAGGCTTCATGGCGCACCGACCCCAAGCAGGCGGGTGCCGGCGGCTGCCTGGGCGACATCGGCACGCACGCCGAAAACCTGGCCCGCTACATTACCGGCCTGTTCATCGAAGAATTGTGCGCCGACCTGACCACCTTTGCTCAGGGGCGACTCCTCGATGACGACGTCAACGTGCTTCTGCGTTATGAAAACGGCGCCAAGGGTGTTCTGCATGCCTCGCAGATTTCCACCGGCCAGGAGAACAACCTCAACATCCGCGTTTGGGGTACCGAAGGTGCCATTCAGTGGTTCCAGGAGCATCCGAACTATCTCTATTTNNNNNNNNNNCTATCGCCAGGGCGAGCCGGTGCAGGTCCTGCGTCGCGGCGGCGGCTATTTGTGCGATGCGGCCAAGCGGCACACCCGTCTGCCGTCCGGTCACCCGGAGGCTTTCCTCGAGGCCTTTGCCAACATTTATCAGAACTTTGTCGCCACGGTTCGCGCCGTCGAGTCCGGTCAAAAGCCCACGGAGCTCGATCTCGATTTTCCGGACGTGGAGGACGGCGTCATCGGCATGCAGTTCATCGAAACGGTGGTCGCCAGCTCCAAGAGCGACAAAAAGTGGGAGAAATTTCACAAATAAGAAAACCGATGCGGCAGTCAAGTCGACTGCCGCTTTTATTTTATCAGCAAATCAAGGAGAGCGATATGCCGCGACCGATTACT harbors:
- the glgP gene encoding alpha-glucan family phosphorylase produces the protein MDSKGTSLYKIEKVCVVPRLPEKLQFLRELAFNLYWTWDPNSRALFRRLDPELWEAVNRNPVLLLGTISQEKLQAAAENEGYLASMERVRAALADYLSRKTWYEQNYADEKPFTIAYFSMEYGLAACLPIYSGGLGVLSGDHLKAASDLGLPLVGVGLAYQQGYFQQYLATDGWQQETFPINDFYNLPFTLEKSATGEPLTVSVELPGREVFAQIWRVVVGRVPLYLLDANIPQNSPEDRLITSQLYGGGEEMRIRQEILLGVGGMRALRVLGIRPQVCHMNEGHSAFLALERIRTYLEEHPGADFDQAFAATRVGNVFTTHTPVPAGIDRFDPAMVRYYLEAYCRSLDLPFDRLMQLAGRKEGEDKFNMAIFAIRMAGGCNAVSKLHSRVSRSMWRHLWPDLPTDEAPIGYVTNGVHVRSWISHDLSELFSRYLHPTWYRNPVDPDIWERIDQIPDVELWRTHERRRERLVTFARKRLQDRLKGLGASSSDIERAAEVLQPEALTIGFARRFASYKRAYLLFSDKERLRRLLNDPAKPVQVILSGKAHPLDREGKEILRSIMSIAKEEEFRDKIVFIENYDMRIAAYMVQGVDVWLNTPRRPREASGTSGMKAAANGALNLSILDGWWDEAYAMNPGIGWAIGKGEENYRDEGEQDRIEAEELYHLLENHVIPLFYQRGSGGVPREWVKMMKAGMKTVCPYFNTTRMVREYFTDYYLPACRRLRRVDDEQGKIIKDFVSWQHKVEQNWDNVEVISLSVDSGRDVEIGSEVEVLARVRLGSLQTDDVMVQVYYGRVGEEGDLKDPQTAEMRPNGTPSDGVVLYQTSLKTTTSGQMGFTARVFPRHQLIEHPAETGLIKWYRRDA
- a CDS encoding dihydroorotate dehydrogenase-like protein, with translation MDLSTTYMGLKLKNPLVPSASPLSKTLDGIKKLEDAGAAAVVLYSLFEEQIAFEQEELNYFLDRGTGSFAEALSYFPEVGEYNLGPEEYLEHIRRAKEATSIPIIASLNGVSAGGWIDYAKKMQEAGADALELNIYFLATDPNQEGRKIENQYRIILNAVKSNVTIPVAVKLHPFFSSLARMAKELDDDGADGLVLFNRFYQPDLDLENLEVVPGVVLSTSADLRLPLRWIAILYGKVKASLAGTTGVHTAMDALKMVAAGADVVQVCAALLKNGPAYLGTILKGMEKWLEEKEYDSLSTLKGSMSQKAVAEPAVFERANYMKALNDFRDYVL
- the nifJ gene encoding pyruvate:ferredoxin (flavodoxin) oxidoreductase — its product is MSRKMVTIDGNEAAAYIAHKVNEVIAIYPITPSSNMGEWADAFSAEGRTNIWGTVPQVVEMQSEGGAAGAVHGALQTGALTTTFTASQGLLLMIPNMFKIAGELTSTVFHVSARTVATHALSIFGDHSDVMAVRSTGWALLASASVQEIMDMALIAQAATLEARVPILHFFDGFRSSHEVQKIEQLSDDDIRAMINDELVLAHRARALTPDKPKIRGTAQNPDVFFQARETVNPYYLAAPAIIQKAMDKFAALVGRQYHLFDYIGAPDAERIIVLMGSGAEAAHETVEYLNARGEKVGVVKVHLYRPFSVEHFIQALPKSVKSIAVLDRTKEPGAAGEPLYIDVVTALTESYNNGTLPFALPKVVGGRYGLSSKEFTPAMIKAVFDNLSQKTPKNHFTVGINDDVTHTSLAYDPSFSTEPDDVFRGIFYGLGSDGTVGANKNSIKIIGEETNNYAQGYFVYDSKKAGSVTVSHLRFGPRPIRSTYLIDRAQFIACHQQFFLEKFNLLEKAVEGATFLLNTQAGPDKAWDSLPRVYQEEILKKKIKFYVIDAYDVAKKTGMGVRINTIMQTCFFVISGVLPKDQAIQYIKNAIKKTYGAKGDRIVQQNYMAVDQTLENLYEVKIPNKVTSTIELRPPVPENAPEFVKNVVAKIVINKGDEVPVSAFSCDGTFDTATTQYEKRNIALEIPEWDPETCIQCGKCVMVCPHAAIRQKAYDPALLKDAPPTFKSTKARGGDFPEGWVYTLQVAPEDCTGCSLCVEVCPAKNKKEVGKKAINMVPQPPIREQERINYQFFLDRIPDMDRRLVKVNTVKGSQFLRPLFEYSGACAGCGETPYVKLVTQLFGDRLIIANATGCSSIYGGNLPTFPYAKNAEGRGPAWSNSLFEDNAEFGFGFRLTLDKFNEYAKELLVKLAPQIGETLVDELIRADQSTEEGIYAQRERVEILRKKLATIKSPEAQHLNSLADYLVKKSVWIFGGDGWAYDIGYGGLDHVLASGRNVNVLVLDTEVYSNTGGQMSKSTPLGAVAKFAAAGKPMPKKDMGMIFMTYGNIYVARVAMGYNDLGVVRALLEADAYDGPSLVIAYAHCIAHGITMSKGMEEQKRAVESGHYPLFRYNPALAAKGENPLKLDSKAPSISYEEFAYNETRFKMLTKSQPERAKMLLEAAQRSVSERWKLYEMWANMAVQGPAEQQ
- a CDS encoding Gfo/Idh/MocA family oxidoreductase, yielding MIEGSKTDAMTRKLRMGMVGGGPGAFIGEVHRKAARMDGHVEIVAGAFDIDPAKSREMGRILNLDPKRAYDNYQQMIEAELKLPPDERIDFVSITTPNNWHFPIAKAFLEAGFHVVCEKPMTMDVPEALALRDVVKKSGKVFALLHNYTGYPMVKHARWMVKQGMLGKIQKIVVEYPQDWLLKRIELEGQMQASWRTDPKQAGAGGCLGDIGTHAENLARYITGLFIEELCADLTTFAQGRLLDDDVNVLLRYENGAKGVLHASQISTGQENNLNIRVWGTEGAIQWFQEHPNYLY
- a CDS encoding gfo/Idh/MocA family oxidoreductase, with protein sequence YRQGEPVQVLRRGGGYLCDAAKRHTRLPSGHPEAFLEAFANIYQNFVATVRAVESGQKPTELDLDFPDVEDGVIGMQFIETVVASSKSDKKWEKFHK